GGTTGACGGACTGTGGAGGCGAGACGAACAACTTCAATGGAACATCCTCTAGCTGCCAGGTTCCTCGCCGAGGCCAACCTCACCACCGGCGGCCACCAGTTCGACAGCCCCATCCTGAGCAGCCCCGCGTCCCCGTGCTGGCCGAGGACTGCGACTGCGCCCGCTATCACCATGCTGCTGAGGCTCGCTGAGGTGTACGGGGGCGGTTTCATGCCGCCAGGCGGGACGGGCGAGCGGACCCAGGTGCGGCATCGCCCCCAGCGTATGGCTGCGATGCCTGGTGCCCTGCGGCGGGCTGCTGGTCGCTGCCCGCCGCAGGTGGTGGTCGCTACCAGGCCGTGGCACGTTCTACGTCGTTGGCGTAGCGGCCAAGGGCCTGTCCGAGGTCGGCCCGGCCCTCGGTCCCGGGTTCGGAGGTGCCGACGGCGTCCTGCCCGGCTCGGATCACGGCGTGGGCCCGGTAGTCGATCTGGCCTTGGCTCCTGCCGGTGCCGGCCACCAGCGTGGTCAGGATCCGTAGGGCATCCGGATTCTGGGCGCTGCGGGCGGCTCGCTGCGCGACCCGGTCGGGGTACTTGATGTCTGGGGTGGCGGCGACGGTGCGCAGGGTCCGGGTCAGCCACTGGTGCTGGTCGGTTCCTTCGGCGAAGGCGAAGTGGCCGATACCTACGAGGGCAGGTGCGAGGTCGGGGTCTCCGTCGACGAGGTCCAGGGCCTGGTCCCAGAGCTGCAAGGCGCGCTGGTGCAGAGGGTGGGGACCGGCGACCTCTTCGAGGGGCAGTGCCCGGGCGATGTCGCCGAGGAGCGTCGAGACGGCCGCTGGGCCGCCGTCACCGCTGATCAACGTGGCGAGGAAGTCGGAGTCGAAGGTGCCCGGGGAGTGGAGCAGGGTGGCGGCGAACCGGTCGAACACCTCCTCGGGTGCACCGGCGCGCAGGTAGTCAGTGACCTTGCCGGGGTCGAGGTCGCCGAGCACCGCGAACTCGTCGGCGCCGAGGCGGCGCAGCGAGCGCAGCCAGGTGTGAATCGGGGCGGACGGTGCGGCGAGGTCGAGCAGGGGGGCCTCGTGGTCGGTGTACCAGGGCAGGGCGTAGCGGCGCAGCGGGGTGAGGGCCGCGCCGATGGCGGCCAGGGCGCGGTCGTCGCGGCCGTCGGTGACGAGCTGGGTCAGTTGGGTGGCGGCTTCGGCGGGCAGCTCGCCTTGGTCGGCTGCGCGGCGGACAGACCACTGGAGGAAGGCGACCAGGGCGAGGCCGCCGGAGGTGGCGCTCGCGGCGACGTAGGGGTTGTCCGGGACCGAGGCGGGCGCGGTCCAGGCGCGGACGCCGGCCATCAGCCAGGTGACGGCCGCGGCCTCGTCCACGCCGGGGCCGACTCCGAGTGCCCAGGCATGGCGCAGCAGCTGGGCCACGAGGTAGCGGGCGCGTTCGTCGATGTCCGGGTCGGCGCTGCCTTCACCTGCTTCGAGCTGGTTCTTCAGGTCCCAGGCGGCGGTGCATGCGTTGGTAAGCAGTCGTCCGCCGTCGTCGGTGAGGCCGGCCTGCTGGTCGGTGTGCAGGGCCTGCAGGTAGACCGTGCGGAGGTCGAACGAGCTGAGGGTGGCTGCGACGGCCGAGATGTCGGCCGCCCAGGCTGCGGGGTCCGCGTGGATGGCGGCTTCCAGCATCCGCAGGTCCGTTCGCTTGTAGTAGTCCCCCTGCGAGGGAGTGCGTGCCGAGAGCTCAGAGGCGCCCTCAAGGACACCGTGCTCCTTGCAGCGGGTGACGAAGTCCGCCACCGTGCTTTCGCCGTGGTCGGGGTACGGCCCGATTTTGATCAGCGGTTCGGTGAGGGCCGGGGGCGGCCCGGTGAACTCGGCCAGCAGGTCCAGCACCGGGCCCCAAGGTGCCAGCACCGACGCGGGCGCCACCTCCGAGAGGCAGTAGACGGTCCGCCAGACGGGCTGGAGAGCGGACTCCCACTCCAGCTCCGGCATGTCGGTCGCATCCTCGCCGAGGAGCTCGGCCAGCGCTTCCGTGCCGCCGAGCACGGAGACGAGCGTGCGGGCGATACGGGCGCCGTCGTCTGCCAGCTCGGCGCGGGCGGCCCGCAGTGCGTCCGGGCCGGGCACCGGACCGAAACCCTCGGTCAGGGCCGCCTCGAGGTCGACCTGGTCCGCCGGATCGCAGGTGCCGATGACCACCTGGACGAACCGGCCGACGTCCGGGGTGAGGTAGGTCATGGCGCCCAAGCGGGCGAGCACCGCAAAGGCAGCCTTCCACCACGAGACGTCCGTCGGCGCGATCTCGGCGGCGTCCACCAGGTGGACTGCGATCAGCCGCTCCCGCTCCCAGCCGCCCAAGGTCTTGGCCGTCCAGGCACCGGCCCGTGCGGCCAGGCTGGTGCCGGCCTCGCTGAGCTCGACGCGAGCGAACTCGATGCAGGCCGCCGCCGCGAGCCGGGCCCCTGTCAGCGCCCGCCCCCCGGCCATGCTCGGCGCACGCAGGTCGTCGCTGATCTGCAGCTGGTCCCGGACGCCTTCGACCGCGAGGTGGGAGGCGAGTACGGCCGCGAGTCCGGTGCGGACCCGCTGAGCCAGTTGCGCGCCACCCGTTCGGCCGGTCTCCAGCAACTGGGCCAGCACGGTACGGATGTTCCAGGAGTCGGCCGCGGAGCCGTCCGACCCAACGGACAATGCCTTGACCGCCGCCTCCACCCACGCGGCGTTCCGGTGTGCCGGCAAGGTCTCCTGCGCCCAGTAAACCGCCATGGTCCGAACGCCGTCGACGGAGTGTTTCTTCAACGCGTCGGTGACCAGGGCCGCGCCGTGGCTGCCGAGATGCCGGCACAGCATGACGAGCTCGGCGGTGGCTCCGGGGCCGGACTGCCAGATCGTCTCCAGGCGCTTGTCCTTGGTCAGCCACTCCACCAGACGCGCGGGATTCTCGGCAGCGAGACGCTCGAAGTAGTGCCTGGCCGGCCACCGGCCCTCCTCCGGTAGGAGCCGGACAGAGTCCAGATTCTCCAGCCACTCCCAGCCGGTGAACCGCGTGAACAGGTAGGGGGCGGCAGCGGGGTTGTGCAGCTTGTTGACCTTGTGGATCTGCGCGGGAGCCGGGGAAGCGACCGCGCCGAGGGCCACCCACTCGGGAGCCTGGTCGACGACCGTGGCGACGAGCTCCTGGATCAGGGCCAGGCAGTCGTGCAGCATCGCGACCGCCGTCACCGCGCTCGCCTCGCGACCAGGGTGTACGACCCCAGACCCGATGCTGTACTGGTCCGTCCAGAGCTTGAATGCCGCCATTTCTGCCTTGCCCGGCCGCTGGCCGGTCGCGTCGTGGACCACGGTGGTCAGCTGCATGATCCGGTAGGAGCCCTGTTGCTCCTCCATCTCGCGGAGCCGCGCGTAGGCCGCACCGACCGCTTCGAGGCGCCGGTCGAGCACCGCCCGACGGCGGAACTCCTCATCCGACCGGATCTTGTGGAGCTTGCGCAGCGCGACTGTCAGAGGGTGTCCGACGGTCAGCGTCTGGGACACCGTGGAACCCAGCCCGTCGACGGCGTCCAGCACCTCCTGGGTCGCGCCGAGCGCCGAGATCAGTGGGTGCCCGGCTTCCGTAGCCGCGGTCCGGGAGCGGAGCAGCTTGACGATGGCCTCCCCGAGAGCACTGTCCGCGTCCACCCTTTGAGGGAACGCCGGCAGGGAGTCCAGGGCCTCGATCAGGCCGTCCACCGGAGTCGCGGCCTTACGCGAGCCGTCCGTGTTGAAGACCGTACCGAGGGACTTGGAGACCTCAGCCTGGGCCGCCTTCAGCCCCTTGTAGTTGTTCCCGCCGATCTCCATCAGGCGCTCGATCGCAACCCGGCACATCGCCTGCGCGGTGACGTACGGCTCTTCGCGGCCTTCCGGCTCGCACAACATGGCGCAGATGTCGCGCAGCAGGCCAAGCGCGACCGCGCCTTCCTGCTTGGGCCCGAAGTTCTGCAGCCGCAGGGCGAACAGGGAACCTTCCGCCAGCAGCGCTACGTCATTCGCCGATGGCCTGGTCCGGTCAGCCTCGAAGATGGTCACGGCGGCACGGTACCGGCGCGTCGGCCGGCGCTGCGATCGGTTTCCGGGGATGTAGCCCCCGCAGGCCGTCGAGGCCGTTTGGTCAGGCCGCCTCTTCGGCCGCCCCGGACTCCTGGTGGGCCTGCCGCACGCGGCGCAGGGTCTCGACGACTGCCCGCTGGCTATCCCCACGTGCGTGATCACCGCCTAGCGGCCCGTGCAGGTTAAGAAGCGTGCAACTTCGCGGTCGTCGTTTTGAACGCCGGGTTCCTTCGACTGGGTGCTCGGTATTGCCGGTGAGGCGAGGGTTCGCGCTTTGGTATCGCTCACGGCAGACGAGACTTCCCATTTTGGAGTGGAAGCCAGCGTGGAAGCATGTCAATCTACACCTCCGTACCACTGGAATTGGCGCAGTGGTGGATCTTTGGGAGGACTTCTGTCGAAGGTTTCGTTGTCTGTCTGAGTTTCATCCCCCTTGCTAATCGCCCTCGGCGCGTCGCAGGCCGCGTTGTCCCAGGAGCGCAGTGATTTCGGCGGAGTATCGACTGGGTTGTGTCTGTGCGCGTGTGTGCTGCTGGGCTGTTTGGAGAGGATCTCCTGCAACGTGACTACCGTCGAGACCGACTGGTCCTTGCCTATGTGGCCAGGTACCCCGGAGTCGAGGCTCGACAGGTGGCTCGTGCCATCGAGGGTCCCGAGCGTGTTGCTTCGCGAAGCCTCACTCGACTCACGGAGGGACGGCCTCCTCGCTTGTGTTGTGGACCTCCAAACGCCAGGCAGAAGGGCACACCGACTTGCACGCTGAAGAGGCTCGGCCGCGTCGAGGAGTCATCGGCGGCCCGAAGCGGAGCGCAACATAGCCCATGAACGCCGGTTAGCCTAACCGGCGATTCTGGGGACCATGGATATCGGTCGCGCCGACTACTTGGCGGTGGGTGGTGCTGGCCTTCCTGTCCATTCCTGTGAGCCGCTCTGCTTTGGCAGTCAAATTCCGATCGTGCTCATGGGGCTTGCTGTGCGAGGCGAAAGGTCCCAACTGTGTGCGATTCCCTGCTCTCGGTTCCGCGAGTCGCAGCGATGCTCGACATCAGTCGCAGGTCTGTATATCGCTACATCGAGCTGGGAGAACTGTCGGTCGTCGACCTCCGTACCGGAAATGGACGCTCGCGGGTTCGGATACCTAGCCGCGATGTGCGTGAATTCGTGGGGCGACGTACATCAACAACTTCGTGCAGGCGTCCATCCTAGCTGCGCTCCCTATTTTCGATCGCGCAGATCACATCGCAGAGAGAGTGAATGGCCTACCTTCGTAAACTCCCGTCCGGAAAGTGGCAGGTAACTGTCAGAAGCCGGGCCGGTGATCGGTATAGCGAAACGTTTCCCCTGAGGTCTCAGGCTCACGCATGGGGCCGGGACGAAGAGGCGAAGGTCAGTAGGTCCGCCTACCGCGATCCTCTTGCTGGAAAGATCAAGTTTGGTGCCTGGCACGATCGATGGTGGGAGGCGCGTGTCGTTGAACCACACACCCGCCGAGGTGACGAATCGTCCATCCGCAACCACGTGACTCCCCACTGGGTCGACTGGGAGCTGCGTGACATCGCGCGACTCGACGTGCAATCTTGGGTCCGCAAGATGACGGTGGCAGGTACTGGTGCCTCGGCGATCCGCAGGGCCTACAACCTGACATCGTCCATCATGAAGGCAGCGGTCGAGGAAGACCTCATATCGGTCACTCCCTGCCGCGGTATCGATCTTCCCAAGGAAGCGGTCAAGCCACCTCAGTGGTTCACGGTGCCGCAGGCACAGGCGATCATCGCGAAGCTGGACCAGCCCTGGCAAACCATGGCCTTGCTGGCCTTCTACACCGGACTGCGGTGGGGGGAGCTCGCGGGGCTGCATGGCCATCGCATCGACTGGCGCCGCAGTCGCCTGTTCGTTGTGGAGGTCAACACCAAGTCCGGGATCAAGGAATACCCGAAGAGTTCCAGGAGCCGCCGGGAGGTCCCCATCCCTGATCACGTGCTTGAGGCACTGGCGCGCCACATGCACGGACGTGAGAAGGACGGTGTCGTCTTCACGACCGTCACGAAGGGGCGGGCAGGTCGGCTGCTCGACGATGGCAACTGGAGGACGTACGTCTGGTGGCCGGCGGTGAAGGAAGCAACGTCCCCCGATTTCGCCGGGGACCTGCGCCCGGTGCCGCACTACCCCCCGCACTCCATGCGCCACACGTGCGCTTCGTGGCTGGTCCAGAATGGGGTCTCGCTGTACGAGGTGCAGCACCTGCTCGGCCATGAGAGCTACCAGACGACGCAGCGATATGCCCACCTTGCCCCGGACGCCCATCAGGCAGTGCTGGGTGGCTGGACGCGTCTGGAGTCCCAGCTGATCATCCCCGCGGCAGCGGCTTGATCGTCACAACGACTAACCGAACGTAGTCGTGGCCGAGGCGAGTGGACCTTGTACGCCATGCCTTCTCAGCGTCGGAGGGCGCACCCGTTGTGGGTGCGCCCTCCGACGCTGCTGCGTTTCCGGTACGGTCGGCAGTACTGGTTCGATCGATGATCGGCTTAAGAGCGGGCAGCGAGCCTCTGACGCACACCTTTGGGCGTGACGCACGTTTGACGCATGGCGCTCCGTTCGTCACGAGGATTCGCCTCTGACCTGCACGTTCTCTCATGGTGAGGTGTCTCTACGCGTTCCCGATGACGCACCATGTCGAGTGCGTCGCCATCCTGGAACCGGTGAAGAAGGACGCGTGACCTGGGGCTTCCCGGGTTCTGTCGTCTGCTCGGGCTCCTTTCGGGCGAGCGATGCAGGAAGGCTCGGGCGTCACAGCCCGTGCTGGTCGAGCAGAGTCATCAGCTTGCGCTTGCGTCTCTGGACGGCGCGCAGGGTGGTCGTGTAAGCGGTGAACGTGTCCCGTGTGCCCAGGGCGATGTGGCAGGCGCGGGCGCTGAGCAGCAGCGCGGTCAGCTTCTCGTAGGTGGCGTCGCCCGTCAGGGCGAGGAGCGGGGTGATCAGGCGCAGGTACACGGTCAGCGCTTCGGCGGGGCGGCGGTCCCGGACACGGTCGGCGAGGGTGAGCCACTGGCGGCTGTCGGCGTGGCCGTCGACGGCCGCCTCCCAGGCGGCGTCGAGGTCCCCGTCGTCCAGCAGGGCGTCGACCAGGGCCGAGCCCGAGTGGCCGAGGCCTTGGTGAGGCCGGGCGGCGGCACGCAGGACGTCGAGCGCTGCCGAGCGTTGCGGCGCGTCCCAGCAGCCGGCCGCGCGGGCCGCCGTCCGCAGATCCTGGTACGCGGCCAGGGAGGGGCGTCGCCGTAGGACGTCCCGGCGGACCGTGATCACGTCTGCACGGCGGTCGGCCAGGGCATAGCGCTCACAGGTGAAGTCCACGAGGCGGGCGTCCGGGCCGCGGTCCGGATCGGCCTCACGCAGCCCGCGCTCGGCCCACTCCAGGGCATCGGCGGGGCGTCCCGCCCGCTCCAGTTCACGGGCGATCACCAGGTGTGTGGCGCCTGACCGGGCGAGGTCCGCCGCGTGGACGGCGATCAGCGCGTCCACACCGCCGTCCAGCTTCGCCAGCTGTTCCATGAGGTGCTTCTCCGCCCGGCCCTTCGGGTGGGCACGCCAGGCGGGCACCACCCGTTCGTACGCCCGCGCCAGGCCCACGGCGCCCAGCACGTCCTCGTAGTCGGACAGCGTGACGTCGGTGACGTCGTTCAGGTCGCTCAGGAGATGGTCCACCAGCCAGTCGGCGGTCTGCGCCGGGTCGGGGCGGGCCGCCCGGCAGGCGTCCAGATGCACCTCGGCGAGCGCCTCCGCCACGTCGCCGACGGCTCCGTCCGAGTCGTCGATCTCGCCGTAGTTCCTGCCCAGGACCGTCACGGCCTCCCGGGCCGCCTCCATCGCCTCCGCCGCCCGGCCGGACCGCACCAGGGCGCGCAGAGCGGAAACGGCTTCGGCGGCCTGGAGGCCGTAGGCGCGGGCGTCCGCGTACTCGATGGAGCCGTACCGGGCGAAGGGCCGGGTGTCGAGCTGCCCCAGGACGTGCTCGCGGACGGCATCGAGATCGTCCCCCGCGACCGCCGCGCGCAGTTCGAGCCGACGGCGCAGGGCGCGGTCGTCCGCGAGCTGTTCCCTTACCAGGGACAGGAGTTCGTCCCGGCTGCGGGCCTCGAGCCAGGCATCGAGCCGGCGGCCGCGGGACGCGGCGGTGGCCCGTCGAGCGGGGACCGAATCCGCCCGAGACAGTACGGTCAGGCCCACGGCCACGCAGTGCTTGCAGAAGTTGCCCTCCTGCCCGTACGGGCAGGAGCACCATCCGGTGAGACCTCTCTCGTGCCCCGTCAGTTCCACTTCGTAGACGTCGGTGCCGTCGACGGTCGCGGTGATCGTCGTCTCCGAGATCTCCAGCGCGGACACGGAGGACAGGTAGTCCCGACTCCGCTCGAACGAGCCCGGTCCCGCCAACCGGCGCAGCTCGTCCTCGTCGAAGCCCAGTGTGCTCTTCATGACCCTCATTG
This sequence is a window from Streptomyces sp. NBC_00691. Protein-coding genes within it:
- a CDS encoding tyrosine-type recombinase/integrase, yielding MTPHWVDWELRDIARLDVQSWVRKMTVAGTGASAIRRAYNLTSSIMKAAVEEDLISVTPCRGIDLPKEAVKPPQWFTVPQAQAIIAKLDQPWQTMALLAFYTGLRWGELAGLHGHRIDWRRSRLFVVEVNTKSGIKEYPKSSRSRREVPIPDHVLEALARHMHGREKDGVVFTTVTKGRAGRLLDDGNWRTYVWWPAVKEATSPDFAGDLRPVPHYPPHSMRHTCASWLVQNGVSLYEVQHLLGHESYQTTQRYAHLAPDAHQAVLGGWTRLESQLIIPAAAA
- a CDS encoding helix-turn-helix domain-containing protein — protein: MCDSLLSVPRVAAMLDISRRSVYRYIELGELSVVDLRTGNGRSRVRIPSRDVREFVGRRTSTTSCRRPS
- a CDS encoding SWIM zinc finger family protein; the encoded protein is MKSTLGFDEDELRRLAGPGSFERSRDYLSSVSALEISETTITATVDGTDVYEVELTGHERGLTGWCSCPYGQEGNFCKHCVAVGLTVLSRADSVPARRATAASRGRRLDAWLEARSRDELLSLVREQLADDRALRRRLELRAAVAGDDLDAVREHVLGQLDTRPFARYGSIEYADARAYGLQAAEAVSALRALVRSGRAAEAMEAAREAVTVLGRNYGEIDDSDGAVGDVAEALAEVHLDACRAARPDPAQTADWLVDHLLSDLNDVTDVTLSDYEDVLGAVGLARAYERVVPAWRAHPKGRAEKHLMEQLAKLDGGVDALIAVHAADLARSGATHLVIARELERAGRPADALEWAERGLREADPDRGPDARLVDFTCERYALADRRADVITVRRDVLRRRPSLAAYQDLRTAARAAGCWDAPQRSAALDVLRAAARPHQGLGHSGSALVDALLDDGDLDAAWEAAVDGHADSRQWLTLADRVRDRRPAEALTVYLRLITPLLALTGDATYEKLTALLLSARACHIALGTRDTFTAYTTTLRAVQRRKRKLMTLLDQHGL